ACATTCACCGCCTTAAAGTTTGCAGTATAATGGGTGACATATTACGCACATTCGGGGAACCTTATGCCCGCACATAATGATAAGGATTTGGTGCGTCGTCATTACGCCACCGATGACAATTTACGCATACGCCATGAAATCCACGAGAAATACACAGTGCCCAAGCGCGATTATGTCAGTTGGGTGCTGGAGCGATTATCCTGGGGCGGCCAGGAACGCGTCCTGGACCTGGGATGTGGCCCGGGTACATACTACAACCGCCTGATTCAATTGCAGCCTCATGTTGAATACGTCGGTATGGATCTGCTACCGACGATGCTTGCCAAGCATCCGGCTAAGAACAGGCTATCTCTTGGGAATGCAGTCCGCTTGCCTTTTGCAGATCACACATTCGATGTGGTCATGGCTAATCATATGCTGCACCACGTGCCCAATATCGGCCATACAATGCGCGAAGTGAGCCGCGTGCTGCGGCCTGGGGGCATCTTCGTTGTGGCGACCAACAGCGTGCAATCTATGCCGGAACTGCAAGTATTGATGCGCCGAGCCATTGTCTTACTGACGCGCCACAATGCCGCTGATATTCGTCCGCCTTCCATGCCGAGCGATGGCTTCGCCCTGGAAAATGGTACGCGTGTGTTATCTCGCTACTTTTTCTCTGTGGTGCGCCACGATCTGCCAAGCGCGCTCATTTTCCCTGAAGTCGAGCCGGCAATGGCTTATCTGGAAAGCACGCGTGATATGCGCGAGAGCCAGCTACCAGATGATGTCATATGGGAAGATGTGATGATGATTATGCGCCAGCAGATCAATCAGCTCATCAAACACCTGGGAGAACTTGTCATCAATAAACAGTCTGGGGTGTTGCTCGCGACAGATACAGGTGGCCCGATAGCCCAATATCTACAGTTCGCCAATAACGGCCACACCAGCTAATTAAGTACCCACTGCAAGTCAATTTAGAGCGTTGCACAAAGGACGGTTTACCCGTCCTTTTATTTTCTATACGGTTATAAAGCGTGTCTGTAAGATGCAATGTCACATTGTTTTTTTGTTAAGGCACTATGTAATGACAGATGGCTTTCAATTTTATTACAAGTCTTTATTCTTTCAGGCGTTTATACAGATATACACTCTTATTATGAGCATCAAATGTATAGAACGTGTCATTATTCACAGAGCTTTAGTTGCTTCTCAAGGCTTCTCTCATACATTTGGTGTAAAATCAACAGAAGATGGTGGTGTTCTTTTGGAGACTTTTAACAATGGCACGTCAATTCCCATGTGAGCTATATATCGGACAGAAAGTCTTAGTGCGTCCTTCTCCGAGTTCTTACGCGGTTGAATCTCTGGTTATCGCTATCGATGCGATGAAAGGGATTGTGCAAGTCAAGCCTATCGGTTACAACATTCGATGGATCGCCCGCCCGCGCGCGATAGCAAACTTGGCAGGGCTGTATTTACACTATGAAAATGAACGTTTCTTCTTCGATGTCAAACCCTTCTTCGCATGAAATAAACAATTGAAGTAATCAACTAGTTTTTATTGAAAAGAAATTAAGAGGGGGCTATGCCCCTTTTTAGTTTGTAGAGATTCGTTTGTATCGTGCAGGTTGGGCACAGTCTCTTAACATAGCACGCTATTTACGTGTTTGTATAAGCTCCGCTAAACTAGCTTTTTGAATTCGTCAGCGACAGGTGATAACAAACTCATGCAGCGTACTCCTTACACCGCGACCAAACCAGATTCTCAACACCAACCATCCGTGCTTTCGCGTTTGTTGATCTTGATCATGGCGGTTTATCTTGTTTTTGTGGTGGCCTATAGTGTGCTGCGACTGATCTTTGCGGATCAATTATGGTGGGTGGCCTTGTTGCACAATTTGGCCCCGTACTATTTCCTGCCCCTGGTCGTGGTTTTACCACTGGCGCTGCTGTTGCGTGCTCGGCGTTTGGCGGGTGTTGCCCTGATTCTGGCGATTGTCGGCGGTGTGTGGCTGGTCCCTCGTATGCTGCCTGCTGCGCCGCCTGATGTGCCTTACGGAACTGAATTTGACCTGATTACGATGAATGTGTACCCACATAATGAGCGCCTGGATCGAGTGCTGGATTGGCTGCGCGTACAGGATGCCGATGTCGTCTTGCTGCAAGAACTCGACACAGAGGCCTCGCCGGAGTTCCTCGCGGCTCTTGAAGATCGCTATCCGTATCAGGCCTTTGATACCTATAATACGCTGACGCATGGCATCTTATCCAAGTATGAAATCCTGGAACGAGACGAAATTGATCTACAGGGATATACCCACCAGCGTTTTACCATTGATCTGGATGGGGATGCGGTAACGCTCTTTAATGTGCATTTGTTGATGCCGCAGGCGGAAACCGCGCATATTGACCTGGATGTGCCGCCCAATCTACTGTGGCACTATGACGAAACAGAACGCAACGCACAGATTACACAGTTGCTCGCTATGGTTGGACAGGAAGAAAACCCCCTTATCATAGCCGGGGATTTCAACACAAGTAGTTATTCGCCCATATACGATACTATCAGCGCACAACTAACGGATGTGTACCGTTATACCAGCCTGGGCCTGGGGGCAACGTGGCCGTCAGGGGCTTCTGAAGAATTACCGGATGTGCTGCCACCGCTTATGCGCCTGGATTACATCTGGACGACGCCACAGCTTGCGCCTTTAAGCAGTGAAGTCGGCCCTCGCCTGGGCTCTGACCATCTGCCACTCCTCGCAACACTGAAGCTCATAGAGGAGTAGTTGCCTCTCCGTAGGGAGATGATAGCCCGTATGAATTGCTGGTAATGTTGAATTGCCTTATTATTACAGATAGGCTTCTATTGTGCTGAATGCCTTGGTGCAGTCGCAAGCCAGTCACTTTAACGATGCCACGCCGGAGCCAGAGGCATGACGGATTTTAATGATGAACTGCTCGCCGGGTTAGATGATGATGCCAGTAAGGCCGCTGCTGAGAGCCGCAGACAAGCTGCCTTCGAAGCCCGCGTCGAGACTTATATTCAGGCTGCTCAATCTCCTCGTTTGAGTAAGTCTAAGCGATTGAAGGCTGTCCAATGGCTAGGAGAATCTGGCGAGCCAAAGGCGATACCGACCCTGGTGCGCATCTATAACAATAGCGATGATGTGAAGATGCGCGAGGCGGCTGAATACAGCCTCGGTATGCTGCGCGCCCTTGATGATGCGATTGATGGCACAGACCAGGAACGTGACAAAGCGCTGGACCTCCTTGAAAAGATCGTTCATGAAGGCCACATCGGGAAGCGGGCCAATCCGCGCCCATACTTCATAGCCATTGGCCTCTTGCTCCTTACTTTCCTGATTTTTGCAGGTGTCGCAGGTTTGATGGCCGCTGGCATGATTGAGTTGCCAGATGGCCCCGCTGTTGCGCAGGTGGATCTAACGCCTTCTGCGACGCCACTACCGCCTGATCCAGATCATGTTGGCGCACAACTGCGCTTGATGCATACCAACCTGACGGCTGATGCAGGTCTCTTGCTTCAGCAGATGCAAGTTGCTAGCCGGGGCCAATCCATTGATTGCAGTTTAACTTTATCTGCAGATCAGCCTTTTGTGATGCCCGCTGGGTTGCCAGAAGATGCACTTGTAGAGTTAGAACCGATTGCAGAAGCAATCAACGAAGTACAGGCAGATCTTTCTCCTGCGATGACGGCGTTCCAACGCTCCTGCACATCACAGACAGCGATTCCACGCCAGGATGCCCTCAACTATGGTGATGATATTGTCGCCATTCAGGTCAGGTTGAGAGAGCTAACACAAATGGTGCTGTCGCTGCCGGAAGAATTCCCGACCTTGCAGCCAACGCTGACTCAACCGCCTGCGACGCCAACCACGGCAGAGACAGCCACGCCGCGCGTAACGCCAACCCCCGTTGAGCCGACACCTGCGCCCACATCTGTCATTTCCAACCGGGAACTACAGCAGCAGCTGGTCAGTATGCAGAATATCGTTGATGAGATGACGAACTTGCGTGGTGGCATTACGGTCCTGGTGCAATACTGGAATGACGTTGATTTTTCAGGCAGTACATTAGGCTGTCGTGAACCCGTGCCGACGATCCCTGAGGACATTGTACTTTCAGACGAGATGGCTGCTGCCGCGCCTGAATCTATGTTACAAGCAGTAGAGAACCTCAATCTGGGGTTGAGCTTATCACGGCAAGCCTGGACATCATTCACGGAGACATGTAACCGGGGTGAGGATGCCTTACGAAATGTAGTTGCCCAGCAAAAAATTGTTGCGACAACTGCTCAGGCCGCCCTCAGCGACGCAGAAGACCTCATTGCACAAGCTCGAACAGAGTTGCGATAAGTTACGATAGATTACATATAGACTGGATAGGGCAAAGCTTAATGATTAGCTTGTCCTATCCGCTATGAATAAGCCAGCATTTAGATATATGAGTAGAATATAAAGATTTCTATACAAAATTGATTTTAATCTTAATTTTTAGATGCTAGACAATTCAAAATATATGCTATACTGAAAATGTAGCAGTTAAGCTACACATCATCTCAAATCATTATAGAGCAAGAGGTAATTATCATGTTGTATCGTCCTCAAAATGAAGAAGGCCAGGGCCTCGTAGAATACGCGCTGATCCTGGTACTGGTTTCGCTGGTTGTCGTTCTGATCCTCACCGTTCTGGGCCCGGCCATTGGTCAGATCTTCAGTAACGTGATGGGTGCTCTGAGCACCACCGGTCAGTAAATCAAGTCAGTTCTAGATTTACGAGGGCGGCCTACGGGCCGTCTTTTCGTTTAATGGGCTGCTGATATATTTGTTATTGTCCATTCATTATTACAAACGCCTGCTATAGTGCCTCCTCTAAGTGAATCCATGTCGGGTATACTCAATAAGATGATTGAACTTATTTGAGTAAGGACTGACGATGCTGCTGCAATATTTTTACGATGATCGTCTGGCACAAGCTTCTTATTTACTGGCGTGCCCCGCAGGTGGTATTGCCCTAATTATTGACCCTTCACGTAACATCGAGCCTTATATCCGCGCGGCAGCCCAACACCAGCTAGAAATTACACACGTCGTCGAGACACATATCCATGCTGATTTTGTCCCGGGGACGCGTGAACTTGCTGCGTTAACGGGTGCAACAATTTGCCTCAGTGCAGAAGGCGGCGACGGTTGGCAGTATGATTTCCCGGATCAACGTCTTCAACCGCTGCATGATGGCGACATCTTGCGGCTAGGTGATGTCAAAGTTGAAGTCTTGCATACACCGGGCCACACGCCGGAACATATCAGTTTGTTAGTCACGGATACAGCGGTTGGCGAGACACCCGTAGGTGTCTTCACAGGGGATTTCCTGTTTGTGGGTGATATTGGGCGTCCAGATTTGCTGGAAAGGGCCGCTCATATCACCGGGACGGCTCAATCAGGCGCATTGCAGCAATATGCAAATATCCAACGCTTTAAATCAATGGGGGATCATTTGCAAATCTGGCCGGGGCACGGTGCAGGGAGTGCTTGTGGCAAAGCACTGGGGGCATTACCCAGTACGACGCTGGGTTACGAAAAGTTGTTTAACCCGGCTTTTAACCAGCCAGATGAGGCGACTTTCGTGCAGTGGCTCCTTTCAGACCAGCCTGAGGTGCCCGCCTATTTCTCACGAATGAAAGAACTGAATAAGCATGGTGCCCCTCTGCTACGAGAACTCCCTCAGGCGCAGCATATCCGTGAGATGCCCTCTAAGGATATCGTGCCGCCAGATGCTCTCTTTATTGATACGCGCCCCTTGGGGGATTTTGCTGTGCGTCATCTGCCAGGAACAATCAATATTCCGGTTAGCAGCAATGACTTTACCACCTATGTGGGGTACTTTGTGGATTATGAAAAGCCAACTTTTTTCATTGCCTATGAAAATGATGTGCTTAGTGTGCTGGAAGCGCTGTTCTCAATTGGTGTGGATGATGTGCCTGGGTACTTTACAGAGGATGTCATCCACGATGCGGCAGGGACGATTAACAATATC
The Phototrophicus methaneseepsis DNA segment above includes these coding regions:
- a CDS encoding endonuclease/exonuclease/phosphatase family protein, producing MQRTPYTATKPDSQHQPSVLSRLLILIMAVYLVFVVAYSVLRLIFADQLWWVALLHNLAPYYFLPLVVVLPLALLLRARRLAGVALILAIVGGVWLVPRMLPAAPPDVPYGTEFDLITMNVYPHNERLDRVLDWLRVQDADVVLLQELDTEASPEFLAALEDRYPYQAFDTYNTLTHGILSKYEILERDEIDLQGYTHQRFTIDLDGDAVTLFNVHLLMPQAETAHIDLDVPPNLLWHYDETERNAQITQLLAMVGQEENPLIIAGDFNTSSYSPIYDTISAQLTDVYRYTSLGLGATWPSGASEELPDVLPPLMRLDYIWTTPQLAPLSSEVGPRLGSDHLPLLATLKLIEE
- a CDS encoding MBL fold metallo-hydrolase, translating into MLLQYFYDDRLAQASYLLACPAGGIALIIDPSRNIEPYIRAAAQHQLEITHVVETHIHADFVPGTRELAALTGATICLSAEGGDGWQYDFPDQRLQPLHDGDILRLGDVKVEVLHTPGHTPEHISLLVTDTAVGETPVGVFTGDFLFVGDIGRPDLLERAAHITGTAQSGALQQYANIQRFKSMGDHLQIWPGHGAGSACGKALGALPSTTLGYEKLFNPAFNQPDEATFVQWLLSDQPEVPAYFSRMKELNKHGAPLLRELPQAQHIREMPSKDIVPPDALFIDTRPLGDFAVRHLPGTINIPVSSNDFTTYVGYFVDYEKPTFFIAYENDVLSVLEALFSIGVDDVPGYFTEDVIHDAAGTINNISPQQANARGLLILDVRRESEYTDAHIPGALHIHMGDILQRLDEIPRDEVIAVQCSSGTRSQIVTSLLQKEGFDKVLNMSVGITGWKEAGLPIE
- a CDS encoding class I SAM-dependent methyltransferase → MPAHNDKDLVRRHYATDDNLRIRHEIHEKYTVPKRDYVSWVLERLSWGGQERVLDLGCGPGTYYNRLIQLQPHVEYVGMDLLPTMLAKHPAKNRLSLGNAVRLPFADHTFDVVMANHMLHHVPNIGHTMREVSRVLRPGGIFVVATNSVQSMPELQVLMRRAIVLLTRHNAADIRPPSMPSDGFALENGTRVLSRYFFSVVRHDLPSALIFPEVEPAMAYLESTRDMRESQLPDDVIWEDVMMIMRQQINQLIKHLGELVINKQSGVLLATDTGGPIAQYLQFANNGHTS
- a CDS encoding Flp family type IVb pilin, producing MLYRPQNEEGQGLVEYALILVLVSLVVVLILTVLGPAIGQIFSNVMGALSTTGQ
- a CDS encoding HEAT repeat domain-containing protein; amino-acid sequence: MTDFNDELLAGLDDDASKAAAESRRQAAFEARVETYIQAAQSPRLSKSKRLKAVQWLGESGEPKAIPTLVRIYNNSDDVKMREAAEYSLGMLRALDDAIDGTDQERDKALDLLEKIVHEGHIGKRANPRPYFIAIGLLLLTFLIFAGVAGLMAAGMIELPDGPAVAQVDLTPSATPLPPDPDHVGAQLRLMHTNLTADAGLLLQQMQVASRGQSIDCSLTLSADQPFVMPAGLPEDALVELEPIAEAINEVQADLSPAMTAFQRSCTSQTAIPRQDALNYGDDIVAIQVRLRELTQMVLSLPEEFPTLQPTLTQPPATPTTAETATPRVTPTPVEPTPAPTSVISNRELQQQLVSMQNIVDEMTNLRGGITVLVQYWNDVDFSGSTLGCREPVPTIPEDIVLSDEMAAAAPESMLQAVENLNLGLSLSRQAWTSFTETCNRGEDALRNVVAQQKIVATTAQAALSDAEDLIAQARTELR